Proteins from one Erpetoichthys calabaricus chromosome 11, fErpCal1.3, whole genome shotgun sequence genomic window:
- the prmt1 gene encoding protein arginine N-methyltransferase 1, translating to MSNYCALFAAHFLIFNPALVYGRCFRAYSSYQTRKNYSGVWLSVCLTDACSAARTEADLEMAECSSMEVSSGQAETSEKPAAEDMTSKDYYFDSYAHFGIHEEMLKDEVRTLTYRNSMFHNKHLFKDKVVLDVGSGTGILCMFAAKAGAKKVIGIECSSISDYAVKIVKANKLDHVVTIIKGKVEEVELPVDGVDIIISEWMGYCLFYESMLNTVIYARDKWLKPDGLIFPDRATLYVTAIEDRQYKDYKIHWWENVYGFDMSCIKDVAIKEPLVDVVDPKQLVTSSCLIKEVDIYTVKTEDLSFTSPFCLQVKRNDYIHALVTYFNIEFTRCHKRTGFSTSPESPYTHWKQTVFYLDDYLTVKTGEEIFGTISMKPNAKNNRDLDFVVDIDFKGQLCEMSKTSEYRMR from the exons ATGTCCAATTACTGTGCTCTATTCGCTgcgcactttttaatttttaaccccGCCTTAGTTTATGGGCGTTGCTTTCGTGCCTATTCATCCTATCAAACGCGCAAGAATTACTCAGGGGTGTGGTTAAGCGTTTGCTTGACTGACGCGTGTAGTGCCGCCAGAACTGAGGCAGATCTCGAAATGGCGGAGTGTAGCAGCATGGAG GTGTCCAGTGGACAGGCAGAGACCTCCGAGAAGCCAGCAGCAGAGGACATGACCTCAaaagattattattttgattCATATGCCCATTTTGGTATTCATGAG GAAATGTTAAAGGACGAAGTGCGCACTCTCACATACCGAAATTCCATGTTTCACAACAAACATCTTTTTAAAGATAAGGTGGTTCTGGATGTGGGCAGTGGTACCGGAATTTTGTGTATGTTTGCTGCTAAAGCTGGTGCTAAAAAGGTTATTGGg atagagTGCTCCAGCATTTCAGATTATGCAGTAAAAATTGTCAAGGCCAATAAACTTGACCATG TTGTGACCATCATTAAAGGCAAAGTGGAAGAAGTGGAGTTGCCTGTAGATGGAGTAGACATTATCATCTCAGAATGGATGGGTTATTGTTTGTTCTATGAATCCATGCTTAATACTGTAATTTATGCAAGGGACAAGTGGCTG aaacCTGATGGCTTGATCTTCCCGGACAGAGCAACTCTGTATGTTACTGCGATTGAAGATCGTCAATACAAGGACTATAAAATCCACT ggTGGGAGAATGTGTATGGTTTTGACATGTCCTGCATTAAGGATGTAGCCATTAAGGAGCCTTTAGTTGACGTTGTTGATCCAAAGCAGCTTGTTACTAGCTCCTGCCTCATTAAG GAGGTTGATATATACACGGTCAAGACAGAGGACCTTTCTTTTACATCTCCCTTCTGCTTGCAAGTAAAGAGAAATGATTACATTCATGCACTTGTCACATACTTCAATATTGAGTTCACCAGATGTCACAAGAGGACTGGCTTCTCTACTA GCCCAGAATCTCCTTATACTCATTGGAAACAGACAGTCTTTTACTTGGATGACTATTTAACTGTAAAGACTGGAGAGGAAATCTTTGGAACCATCAGCATGAAACCcaatgcaaaaaataat CGGGATCTGGACTTTGTTGTAGACATTGATTTCAAGGGTCAGCTATGCGAGATGAGCAAGACTTCAGAATACCGGATGCGCTAG